One part of the Streptomyces nigra genome encodes these proteins:
- a CDS encoding serine hydrolase domain-containing protein: MADIQGTYDRLFLAVPNALAGMLDAGDAGGSVAVFVDGEPVVDVWGGHADADRTAPWERDTLVNVFSVTKTMTALCALVLIDRGALDPDAPVATYWPEFAAAGKDKVLVRHLLSHTAGLPDWDGSVEDLYDWPAVTARLAARPPRWEPGTAAGYHSLTQGFLVGEVLRRITGRSVGEFLAAEVTGPLGADFHIGLPAEHDHRVAPAIPPAGRDEDYTSSAPGDPAGSEAGNGMRVRDGNSTAWRRAQIPAASGYGNARSVALVQSVLACGGEVNGVRVLSRAGCDRAREVQFDGDDRVLGMPTRWGLGYGLFGNACGWGGWGGSLVMIEPDSRLVVAYVTHQMREPAEDTRGMEIVTAAYEGLQGLRR, from the coding sequence ATGGCCGACATCCAGGGCACATACGACCGTCTCTTCCTCGCCGTCCCGAACGCGCTCGCCGGGATGCTGGACGCCGGTGACGCGGGCGGCTCCGTCGCCGTCTTCGTGGACGGCGAGCCGGTGGTGGACGTCTGGGGCGGACACGCGGACGCGGACCGCACCGCCCCCTGGGAGCGGGACACCCTCGTCAACGTCTTCTCGGTGACCAAGACGATGACGGCCCTGTGTGCCCTCGTCCTGATCGACCGGGGCGCACTCGACCCGGACGCGCCAGTGGCCACGTACTGGCCGGAGTTCGCGGCGGCGGGCAAGGACAAGGTGCTCGTACGGCATCTGCTCTCGCACACCGCCGGGCTGCCCGACTGGGACGGGTCGGTCGAGGACCTCTACGACTGGCCCGCCGTCACCGCGCGGCTGGCGGCGCGACCGCCCCGGTGGGAGCCGGGCACCGCGGCCGGATACCACTCGCTCACCCAGGGCTTCCTCGTCGGCGAGGTGCTGCGCCGGATCACCGGCCGCAGCGTGGGGGAGTTCCTCGCCGCCGAGGTGACCGGGCCGCTGGGCGCCGACTTCCACATCGGCCTCCCCGCCGAGCACGACCACCGGGTCGCCCCGGCGATCCCTCCGGCGGGACGGGACGAGGACTACACGTCGAGCGCGCCCGGCGATCCGGCGGGCTCCGAGGCGGGGAACGGCATGCGCGTCCGGGACGGCAACAGCACGGCCTGGCGCCGCGCGCAGATCCCCGCCGCGAGCGGCTACGGCAACGCCCGCTCGGTCGCGCTGGTGCAGTCCGTCCTGGCCTGCGGGGGAGAGGTGAACGGCGTACGGGTGCTGTCCCGGGCCGGCTGCGACCGCGCCCGCGAGGTGCAGTTCGACGGGGACGACCGGGTGCTGGGGATGCCGACGCGCTGGGGACTCGGGTACGGCCTGTTCGGGAACGCGTGCGGGTGGGGCGGCTGGGGCGGGTCCCTGGTGATGATCGAGCCCGACAGCCGGCTGGTCGTGGCCTATGTGACCCACCAGATGCGGGAACCCGCCGAGGACACCCGGGGGATGGAGATCGTGACGGCGGCGTACGAGGGGCTTCAGGGGCTGCGCCGCTGA
- a CDS encoding LacI family DNA-binding transcriptional regulator, with protein sequence MKDIARHAGVSQSAVSFALNGRPGVADDTRERVRRVAEELGWRPSTAARALSGEGAATVGFVLARPADKLGVDSFFLHLVSGIQEVLAERHLGLLFQVVEDVADECAVYRRWWAEHRVDGVLVVDPRTDDPRPGLLDELGLPAVVIGGAPDDRHPGLSTVWADDAAAMASVVEGLYALGHRRIVHIAGLPGLAHTERRIRTLRAEAGRLGLSGVRSVTTDYSDAEGAAVTRRVLEGPTPPTALIYDNDVMAVAGTAAAAELGFSVPADVSVVSWEDSALCRMVKPWLSALSRDSVAFGRTAARELIALLDGGSARAVGVPVPRLIPRESTAAARGA encoded by the coding sequence ATGAAGGACATCGCGCGGCATGCCGGGGTCTCGCAGAGCGCCGTCTCCTTCGCGCTGAACGGGCGGCCCGGGGTGGCCGACGACACCCGTGAGCGGGTGCGGCGGGTCGCCGAGGAGCTGGGCTGGCGGCCCAGCACGGCGGCGCGCGCCCTGTCCGGGGAGGGCGCGGCGACGGTCGGTTTCGTGCTGGCGCGCCCCGCCGACAAGCTGGGCGTGGACTCGTTCTTCCTGCATCTGGTCTCGGGCATCCAGGAGGTGCTGGCGGAGCGGCATCTGGGCCTGCTCTTCCAGGTGGTGGAGGACGTCGCCGACGAGTGCGCGGTGTACCGGCGCTGGTGGGCCGAGCACCGGGTCGACGGCGTCCTGGTGGTCGACCCGCGCACCGACGACCCCCGCCCCGGCCTGCTGGACGAGCTCGGCCTGCCCGCCGTGGTGATCGGCGGCGCCCCGGACGACCGGCACCCCGGTCTGTCGACGGTGTGGGCGGACGACGCGGCCGCGATGGCGTCCGTGGTGGAGGGCCTGTACGCCCTCGGCCATCGGCGGATCGTGCATATCGCCGGGCTGCCGGGGCTGGCCCACACCGAACGCCGGATCCGTACGCTGCGGGCCGAGGCCGGGCGGCTGGGCCTGTCCGGGGTGCGGTCGGTGACGACGGACTACTCCGACGCGGAGGGTGCGGCCGTCACACGCCGGGTGCTCGAGGGGCCCACTCCCCCGACGGCGCTCATCTACGACAACGACGTGATGGCCGTGGCGGGCACCGCCGCCGCGGCCGAACTCGGCTTCTCCGTCCCGGCGGACGTCTCGGTGGTGTCCTGGGAGGACTCCGCGCTGTGCCGCATGGTCAAGCCGTGGCTGTCGGCCCTGTCCCGGGACAGCGTCGCGTTCGGCCGTACGGCGGCCCGCGAACTGATCGCCCTGCTGGACGGGGGGTCGGCGCGGGCGGTGGGGGTGCCGGTGCCGCGTCTGATCCCGAGGGAGAGCACGGCGGCGGCGCGGGGCGCGTGA
- a CDS encoding ABC transporter substrate-binding protein — protein sequence MPLSRRALAAAFAVCVALPLSACGSSGGDSAGADASGKVEGNITFQTWNLRANFKDYFEGLIADFEKKYPGTEVKWIDQPAEGYADKISADAAGGTLPDVVNVSPDLVAPLAKAGLALDLDKAAGKYREEYLDGAWASHQVPGLKGTYAFPWYLNTGPLFYNKTLFKEAGLDPEQPPKTYDEVFDAALTMAEKTDGKVATLANVPTIEDFGRYGVPLMNKEGTAFAFNDAKGVQLLTKYKELYDAKALDPQALTATPESSGKKFLTGAVAMNPGSALDLGNFKKQAPNLYKNIGITDQITSTGHVNMYVMGVMVNAQTKRTPAAVAFAHYVTDAEHQMSFAKKVAIFPSTAGSLDDPYFTKEDGTDETRVRVAAAKSLKNAVNYTPVLFSEQMKTALRNEVAKALQGKESPKEALDNAVAACDRLLQQQG from the coding sequence GTGCCCCTCTCCCGTAGAGCCCTCGCTGCCGCATTCGCCGTCTGTGTCGCGCTGCCCCTCAGCGCCTGCGGTTCGTCAGGGGGCGACAGCGCCGGCGCCGACGCCTCCGGCAAGGTCGAAGGGAACATCACCTTCCAGACCTGGAACCTGCGCGCCAACTTCAAGGACTACTTCGAGGGCCTGATCGCCGACTTCGAGAAGAAGTACCCCGGCACCGAGGTCAAGTGGATCGACCAGCCCGCCGAGGGCTACGCCGACAAGATCAGCGCCGACGCGGCGGGCGGCACCCTCCCCGACGTCGTCAACGTCTCGCCCGACCTCGTCGCCCCGCTCGCGAAGGCGGGCCTCGCCCTCGACCTGGACAAGGCCGCCGGGAAGTACCGCGAGGAGTACCTGGACGGGGCCTGGGCCAGCCACCAGGTGCCGGGCCTCAAGGGCACGTACGCCTTCCCCTGGTACCTCAACACCGGCCCGCTGTTCTACAACAAGACCCTGTTCAAGGAGGCCGGGCTCGACCCGGAGCAGCCGCCGAAGACGTACGACGAGGTCTTCGACGCCGCCCTCACCATGGCGGAGAAGACGGACGGCAAGGTCGCCACCCTCGCCAACGTCCCCACCATCGAGGACTTCGGCCGCTACGGCGTCCCGCTGATGAACAAGGAGGGCACCGCCTTCGCGTTCAACGACGCCAAGGGCGTACAGCTCCTCACCAAGTACAAGGAGCTGTACGACGCCAAGGCGCTCGACCCGCAGGCGCTGACCGCGACCCCCGAGTCGTCCGGCAAGAAGTTCCTCACCGGGGCCGTCGCCATGAACCCGGGCAGCGCGCTCGACCTCGGCAACTTCAAGAAGCAGGCGCCGAACCTGTACAAGAACATCGGCATCACGGACCAGATCACCAGCACCGGGCACGTCAACATGTACGTGATGGGCGTGATGGTCAACGCGCAGACCAAGCGCACCCCCGCCGCGGTCGCCTTCGCGCACTACGTCACCGACGCCGAGCACCAGATGTCGTTCGCCAAGAAGGTCGCCATCTTCCCCAGCACCGCCGGCTCCCTCGACGACCCGTACTTCACCAAGGAGGACGGCACCGACGAGACCCGCGTGCGGGTCGCCGCCGCCAAGTCGCTGAAGAACGCGGTGAACTACACGCCCGTGCTGTTCAGCGAGCAGATGAAGACGGCGCTGCGCAACGAGGTCGCCAAGGCGCTGCAGGGCAAGGAGAGCCCGAAGGAAGCGCTCGACAACGCTGTCGCGGCCTGCGACCGGCTCCTCCAGCAGCAGGGCTAG
- a CDS encoding carbohydrate ABC transporter permease, which yields MASPTVSRVRRQLPSSPWLFAAPGLLITGAFILYPFVSTLVNAFTDRRTLIPGEFVGLANFRELLHDDMFWIGLRNSTLYVLGVVPALVVLPLLLALLVQKNIPGITFFRSAFYTPVVASIVVVGLIWVWLLDERGLVNSLLEAIGVGRVGFLSDQWLLLLSAMAVTVWKGLGYYMIIYLAALANVPRELHEAAAVDGAGAVRRFLTVTVPAVRSTMVLVGALSSVAAFKVFSEVYLMAGPSGGPAGEDTTLVMLVQRTGTGLTGRVGYASAISVVVFVVTVALMLLVLRADRKDAS from the coding sequence ATGGCCAGCCCGACCGTGTCCCGGGTGCGGCGGCAACTGCCGTCCAGCCCCTGGCTGTTCGCCGCCCCGGGCCTGCTGATCACCGGCGCGTTCATCCTCTACCCGTTCGTCTCCACCCTGGTCAACGCCTTCACCGACCGCCGCACCCTGATCCCGGGGGAGTTCGTCGGGCTCGCCAACTTCCGCGAACTGCTCCACGACGACATGTTCTGGATCGGGCTGCGCAACAGCACGCTGTACGTCCTCGGCGTCGTCCCCGCCCTCGTCGTCCTGCCCCTGCTGCTCGCGCTGCTCGTGCAGAAGAACATCCCCGGCATCACCTTCTTCCGGTCCGCCTTCTACACCCCGGTCGTCGCCTCGATCGTCGTCGTGGGACTGATCTGGGTGTGGCTGCTCGACGAACGCGGCCTGGTGAACTCCCTGCTGGAGGCCATCGGCGTGGGCCGGGTCGGCTTCCTCAGCGACCAGTGGCTGCTCCTGCTGTCCGCCATGGCCGTCACGGTCTGGAAGGGCCTCGGCTACTACATGATCATCTACCTTGCCGCGCTCGCCAATGTGCCGCGCGAGCTGCACGAGGCCGCGGCCGTCGACGGGGCCGGTGCCGTCCGGCGCTTCCTCACCGTCACCGTGCCCGCCGTCCGCTCCACCATGGTCCTGGTCGGCGCGCTGTCCTCGGTCGCCGCGTTCAAGGTGTTCTCCGAGGTGTACCTGATGGCCGGGCCGAGCGGCGGCCCCGCGGGCGAGGACACCACCCTCGTGATGCTCGTGCAGCGCACCGGCACCGGTCTGACCGGCCGGGTCGGCTACGCCTCTGCGATCTCCGTCGTCGTCTTCGTCGTCACCGTCGCCCTGATGCTGCTCGTGCTGCGCGCCGACCGGAAGGACGCGTCATGA
- a CDS encoding carbohydrate ABC transporter permease codes for MTVVDKAPSAPARPAAPREPRITDEHGRRVRVWELALRYLLLLGVLALTVGPFLWQLSTSLKGPTEDIFSSPPRFLPADPTVHNYERVADTIPVWDYALNSLKVAAANVVTNCVGAALAGYALARLRYRGRTAATLAFILAMLVPVEGIIIAQFTTMRDLGLNNTLIGVVLPGCVSALNVLLMRNAFLNLPYEIEEAAFVDGANVWQRFLRVAVPSVKGTLAVVAIFAFMGAWDDFLWPLIVLSDPSKFTLTIGLNYLHGTFANDERLVAAGTIIAVAPLIALFACLQRYFFRGVGEGAVKG; via the coding sequence ATGACCGTCGTCGACAAGGCGCCCTCCGCCCCCGCACGGCCGGCCGCCCCGCGCGAACCCCGGATCACGGACGAGCACGGCCGGCGCGTCCGCGTCTGGGAGCTCGCCCTGCGCTATCTGCTCCTGCTGGGGGTGCTCGCGCTCACCGTCGGGCCGTTCCTGTGGCAGTTGTCGACGTCCCTCAAGGGCCCCACCGAGGACATCTTCAGCTCCCCGCCCCGGTTCCTGCCCGCCGACCCCACCGTGCACAACTACGAACGGGTCGCCGACACCATCCCCGTCTGGGACTACGCCCTCAACTCGCTGAAGGTCGCCGCCGCCAACGTCGTCACCAACTGCGTCGGCGCGGCGCTCGCCGGCTACGCGCTGGCCCGGCTGCGCTACCGGGGCCGTACGGCCGCCACGCTCGCGTTCATCCTCGCGATGCTGGTGCCGGTGGAGGGCATCATCATCGCCCAGTTCACCACCATGCGGGACCTCGGCCTGAACAACACCCTCATCGGGGTCGTCCTGCCCGGCTGCGTCAGCGCCCTCAACGTGCTGCTGATGCGCAACGCCTTCCTCAACCTGCCCTACGAGATCGAGGAGGCGGCCTTCGTCGACGGCGCCAACGTCTGGCAGCGCTTCCTGCGCGTCGCCGTGCCGTCCGTCAAGGGCACCCTCGCGGTCGTCGCGATCTTCGCCTTCATGGGCGCCTGGGACGACTTCCTGTGGCCGCTCATCGTGCTCAGCGACCCGTCCAAGTTCACCCTGACCATCGGCCTCAACTATCTGCACGGCACCTTCGCCAACGACGAACGCCTCGTCGCCGCCGGCACGATCATCGCCGTCGCCCCGCTGATCGCCCTGTTCGCCTGCCTCCAGCGCTACTTCTTCCGCGGGGTCGGCGAGGGCGCCGTCAAGGGCTGA
- a CDS encoding glycoside hydrolase 5 family protein, protein MPSAVRFGVNYTPSEGWFHHWLDFDPDSVRADLDSIAALGLDHIRVFPLWPYFQPNRTLIRGRAVEHLVELVDAAAERGLDVNVDGLQGHLSSFDFLPAWTRTWHRRNLFTDPDVLDGQAAYLRALAAALADRPNFLGMTLGNEVNQFSAGPHPDPDRATEDDIDRWLTRMLAACEEGAPGRLHLHAEYDATWYQDDQPFTPGQAARHGAVTAVHSWVFNGTAQRHGRASVPSEHHAAYLIELSKAWADDPHRPVWLQEVGAPAPLVPPEHAAAFTEATVANALDCPGLWGVTWWCSHDVSRDLADFPDLEYGLGLLTNDRTPKDTARVLERAARATPRTPAPRTTALTVPADPARRSLCAPGGPVFDAFFRLTADGARPTTVLDTRADDPAHLTARGITEVVAPDQVLPTPQGGTRS, encoded by the coding sequence ATGCCTTCTGCCGTCCGCTTCGGCGTCAACTACACCCCGAGCGAAGGGTGGTTCCACCACTGGCTGGACTTCGACCCGGACTCCGTGCGCGCCGACCTCGACTCCATCGCCGCGCTCGGCCTGGACCACATCCGCGTCTTCCCGCTGTGGCCGTACTTCCAGCCCAACCGCACCCTGATCCGCGGACGTGCCGTCGAGCACCTGGTCGAGCTGGTCGACGCCGCCGCCGAACGCGGCCTCGACGTCAACGTCGACGGTCTGCAGGGCCACCTCAGCAGCTTCGACTTCCTGCCCGCCTGGACCCGCACCTGGCACCGCCGCAACCTCTTCACCGACCCGGACGTCCTCGACGGCCAGGCCGCCTACCTCCGAGCCCTCGCCGCCGCCCTCGCCGACCGCCCGAACTTCCTCGGCATGACCCTCGGCAACGAGGTCAACCAGTTCTCCGCCGGCCCCCACCCCGACCCCGACCGGGCCACCGAGGACGACATCGACCGCTGGCTCACCCGGATGCTCGCCGCCTGCGAGGAGGGCGCCCCCGGCCGGCTGCACCTGCACGCCGAGTACGACGCCACCTGGTACCAGGACGACCAGCCGTTCACCCCCGGTCAGGCCGCGCGGCACGGCGCCGTCACCGCCGTCCACTCCTGGGTGTTCAACGGCACCGCCCAGCGCCACGGCCGCGCCTCCGTCCCGTCCGAGCACCACGCCGCCTATCTGATCGAGCTCAGCAAGGCGTGGGCCGACGATCCGCACCGCCCCGTGTGGCTGCAGGAGGTCGGCGCGCCCGCGCCCCTCGTGCCGCCCGAGCACGCCGCCGCGTTCACCGAGGCGACCGTCGCCAACGCCCTGGACTGCCCCGGCCTGTGGGGCGTCACCTGGTGGTGCTCCCACGACGTGTCCCGCGATCTCGCCGACTTCCCCGACCTCGAGTACGGCCTCGGTCTGCTGACCAACGACCGCACGCCGAAGGACACCGCCCGGGTGCTGGAGCGCGCGGCCCGCGCGACACCCCGCACGCCCGCCCCGCGCACCACGGCCCTGACCGTCCCCGCCGATCCGGCCCGCCGCTCGCTCTGCGCCCCGGGCGGCCCCGTCTTCGACGCCTTCTTCCGGCTCACCGCCGACGGCGCCCGCCCCACCACCGT